The following proteins are encoded in a genomic region of Armatimonadota bacterium:
- a CDS encoding zf-HC2 domain-containing protein produces MTHDRIGRQLSAYLDRELTPEEARAVERHLDGCPACREELEALRQTRALLRALPERPLPEDFWPELRRTLQREAAPRTRGLPAVRAWLDAIRARPAPALAVVAVVLLLAVTLVRGQLDRLRAAEFGLDLLVREHAITVAADDPLADPAYLGFVVTQANLALVGATEEARR; encoded by the coding sequence ATGACCCACGATCGCATCGGCCGACAGCTCTCGGCCTACCTCGACCGGGAGCTCACCCCGGAGGAGGCCAGGGCCGTGGAGCGCCACCTGGACGGCTGCCCTGCCTGCCGGGAGGAGCTGGAGGCGTTGCGCCAGACCAGGGCCTTGCTGCGCGCTCTCCCCGAGCGGCCGCTGCCGGAGGACTTCTGGCCGGAGCTGCGGCGGACGCTCCAGCGGGAGGCCGCACCCCGGACCCGGGGCCTGCCGGCGGTGCGGGCGTGGCTCGACGCCATCCGCGCGCGCCCGGCCCCGGCGCTGGCCGTGGTCGCCGTCGTGCTGCTGCTCGCGGTGACGCTGGTGCGCGGGCAGCTCGACCGCCTGCGGGCCGCCGAGTTCGGGCTCGACCTGCTGGTGCGCGAGCACGCGATCACCGTGGCCGCGGACGACCCGCTGGCCGACCCGGCCTACCTGGGCTTCGTCGTCACCCAGGCCAACCTGGCCCTGGTGGGCGCGACGGAGGAGGCCCGCCGGTGA
- a CDS encoding ABC transporter substrate-binding protein, with the protein MSRARLGTAVLAVLLAGWILPVAAQVPAIPATIKVGALFDTTGPTSDVGVDYSKGVLDHVRYINEVLGGIRGRVKIDLVWSDYGYRTADGIALYRKYRDVDRVQAIIGWGTNDTEALKEQVAADQIPFISASYSSHLNDPSKTPYNFYPVSSYSDQLRAVLKFARELARREGLARPKFVFVYPDHPYGRAPIPAGKDYARELGFEVLPDQIVALTALEARAQVSAIRAAGADFAWFGGTTNSASVTVRDAKQAGLRTRWFVNVWGFDENMIKLIGPAAEGTYGSTPHVYFGEPAAGMRTIFDAYRRFQGREVPRFEWGTTQTPYIASYIRGWLNVYLLRRGLEIIVDNWATYARLGGFDGPAIRSAMETLTNWDPDGLAPPITLKRDDHRPSTTTRIVQVQQGRIRVVETVTVERRKDWLGY; encoded by the coding sequence ATGAGCCGAGCGCGTCTGGGGACGGCCGTCCTGGCTGTCCTGCTGGCCGGCTGGATCCTGCCGGTCGCCGCCCAGGTTCCCGCGATTCCCGCGACCATCAAGGTGGGAGCGCTCTTCGACACCACCGGCCCCACCTCCGACGTGGGGGTGGACTACTCCAAGGGCGTCCTCGACCACGTCCGCTACATCAACGAGGTCCTGGGGGGCATCCGCGGGCGGGTGAAGATCGACCTGGTCTGGTCCGACTACGGCTACCGCACGGCGGACGGCATCGCCCTGTACCGGAAGTACCGGGACGTGGACCGGGTCCAGGCGATCATCGGTTGGGGGACCAACGACACCGAGGCCCTCAAGGAGCAGGTGGCCGCCGACCAGATCCCCTTCATCTCCGCCTCCTACTCCTCGCACCTGAACGACCCGTCCAAGACGCCCTACAACTTCTACCCGGTCTCCTCCTACTCCGACCAGCTGCGCGCCGTCCTGAAGTTCGCCCGCGAGCTGGCTCGCCGGGAGGGCCTCGCCCGGCCGAAGTTCGTCTTCGTCTACCCCGACCACCCCTACGGGCGCGCCCCCATCCCCGCGGGCAAGGACTACGCGCGGGAGCTGGGCTTCGAGGTGCTGCCGGACCAGATCGTCGCCCTCACGGCGCTGGAGGCCCGGGCCCAGGTGAGCGCCATCCGCGCCGCCGGGGCGGACTTCGCCTGGTTCGGCGGCACGACCAACTCCGCCTCGGTCACCGTGCGCGACGCGAAGCAGGCGGGGCTGCGCACGCGGTGGTTCGTGAACGTCTGGGGCTTCGACGAGAACATGATCAAGCTCATCGGGCCCGCCGCCGAGGGCACCTACGGGAGCACGCCGCACGTCTACTTCGGGGAGCCCGCCGCGGGGATGCGCACCATCTTCGACGCCTACCGCCGCTTCCAGGGCCGGGAGGTGCCGCGCTTCGAGTGGGGCACCACCCAGACGCCCTACATCGCCTCCTACATCCGAGGCTGGCTGAACGTCTACCTGCTGCGGCGCGGCCTGGAGATCATCGTCGACAACTGGGCCACCTACGCGCGCCTGGGCGGCTTCGACGGCCCGGCCATCCGCTCGGCCATGGAGACCCTGACCAACTGGGACCCCGACGGCCTGGCGCCGCCCATCACCCTCAAGCGGGACGACCACCGGCCGTCCACCACCACGCGCATCGTCCAGGTGCAGCAGGGGCGTATCCGGGTGGTGGAGACGGTCACCGTGGAGCGCCGCAAGGACTGGCTGGGCTACTGA
- the speB gene encoding agmatinase codes for MFLAARPAGQPDTPRPGLAPTGPTGASDHARPPAATLLGVPYDRTASFRRGARDGPAAVRWASQSIESYSPVLGRDLEELALLDAGDLDVALRSPEAMVEAVAAAVAAAQGLPVLLGGDHTVSVGAVRALAARHPDLGVVVLDAHLDLRDAYEGERWSHATTVRRLAETVGWSRLGVLGVRAGTRQEFADAAGLAFAERRLHLPPGAWARLEGHPLYLSVDIDVLDPADAPGTANPEPAGPRTQALLDLLRVMAPLRVVGLDVVEVAPAYDPSARTAVVAASIVREAVLTWAGRA; via the coding sequence GTGTTCCTGGCGGCCCGACCGGCAGGGCAGCCCGACACGCCTCGCCCCGGGCTCGCCCCGACAGGGCCGACCGGCGCCTCAGACCACGCACGCCCGCCTGCGGCGACGCTGCTCGGCGTCCCGTACGACCGCACCGCCAGCTTCCGCCGTGGGGCCCGCGACGGCCCCGCCGCGGTGCGGTGGGCGTCACAGTCCATCGAGTCGTACAGTCCCGTGCTGGGACGCGACCTCGAGGAGCTGGCGCTTCTCGACGCCGGAGACCTCGACGTGGCGCTGCGCTCCCCTGAGGCCATGGTGGAGGCGGTGGCTGCGGCGGTGGCGGCGGCGCAGGGGCTGCCGGTGCTGCTGGGCGGCGACCACACGGTGAGCGTGGGGGCGGTCCGGGCCCTGGCCGCCCGCCACCCGGACCTGGGCGTGGTGGTCCTGGACGCCCACCTGGACCTGCGCGACGCCTACGAGGGGGAGCGCTGGTCCCACGCCACCACGGTGCGCCGGCTGGCGGAGACGGTGGGGTGGAGCCGCCTGGGGGTGCTGGGCGTGCGCGCGGGGACCCGGCAGGAGTTCGCGGACGCGGCGGGGCTGGCGTTCGCAGAGCGGCGGCTGCACCTGCCCCCGGGGGCGTGGGCACGTCTGGAGGGGCATCCCCTCTACCTCTCCGTCGACATCGACGTGCTCGACCCTGCCGACGCCCCGGGGACGGCCAACCCCGAACCCGCGGGCCCGCGCACGCAGGCATTGCTGGACCTCCTCCGGGTGATGGCCCCGCTCCGCGTGGTGGGGTTGGACGTGGTGGAGGTCGCGCCCGCCTATGATCCGTCGGCTCGGACGGCGGTAGTCGCGGCCTCGATCGTGCGGGAGGCGGTCCTCACCTGGGCCGGCCGGGCCTAA
- a CDS encoding arginine decarboxylase, pyruvoyl-dependent produces MWQLPRAVSLAAGAGEGITALNAFDQALAAAGVADLNFIRVTSILPAGARLITTPPFPPGLLVPAVYARIISHTAGERIAAAIGVGISRGDGHGVIMEHSHTGTAENAEAVVRRMVREAFHQRGLELEEVAVAASEHTVERVGCVVALALFWPTPTGPAP; encoded by the coding sequence GTGTGGCAGCTGCCCCGAGCCGTCAGTCTGGCCGCCGGTGCCGGTGAGGGCATCACTGCGCTGAATGCCTTCGACCAGGCCCTGGCCGCCGCCGGCGTGGCCGACCTGAACTTCATCCGCGTCACCAGCATTCTCCCCGCGGGCGCGCGCCTCATCACCACCCCGCCGTTCCCGCCGGGGCTGCTCGTCCCGGCGGTCTACGCGCGCATCATCAGCCACACGGCCGGCGAGCGCATCGCCGCCGCTATCGGGGTGGGCATCAGCCGGGGGGACGGGCACGGCGTCATCATGGAGCACTCCCACACCGGTACCGCCGAGAACGCTGAGGCGGTGGTGCGCCGCATGGTGCGGGAAGCCTTCCACCAGCGCGGGCTGGAGCTCGAAGAGGTGGCCGTCGCCGCGAGCGAGCACACCGTGGAGCGGGTGGGCTGCGTGGTGGCCCTGGCGCTCTTCTGGCCCACGCCCACCGGACCGGCGCCGTGA
- a CDS encoding ComEA family DNA-binding protein, which yields MESDAQPRATRAGQAALLLVGAAGLLLVGRAMVARPAGEPVVLGTPAPAPHVLVHVAGEVVLPGVYRLPPGARWSDAIRAARGPTFRADLDAVNLAQPVRDGERVYVPSRPDPAPPAAEAGAARRGGPQDPAGGGTPVSLNQATAAQLEALPGIGPVLAARIIEHRRTRGPFQTLEDLLEVPGVGPRLLARLRPHLRVP from the coding sequence TTGGAAAGCGATGCGCAGCCACGCGCCACGCGGGCCGGCCAGGCGGCGCTCCTCCTCGTGGGTGCGGCCGGCCTCCTCCTGGTGGGGCGGGCGATGGTGGCCAGGCCCGCAGGTGAGCCGGTCGTGCTGGGCACCCCCGCGCCGGCGCCGCACGTGCTGGTGCACGTGGCCGGGGAGGTGGTCCTGCCCGGCGTGTACCGCCTGCCGCCGGGGGCGCGCTGGAGCGATGCGATCCGGGCGGCCCGCGGTCCCACGTTCCGCGCCGACCTCGACGCCGTGAACCTGGCGCAGCCAGTGCGCGACGGAGAGCGGGTCTACGTCCCGTCGCGCCCCGACCCGGCGCCGCCTGCGGCAGAAGCCGGGGCGGCGAGGCGTGGGGGGCCCCAAGATCCCGCGGGGGGCGGGACCCCGGTCTCCCTGAACCAGGCCACGGCCGCCCAGCTCGAGGCCCTTCCCGGGATCGGCCCGGTCCTGGCGGCGCGCATCATCGAACACCGCCGCACGCGCGGCCCGTTCCAAACCCTGGAAGACCTCCTGGAGGTCCCCGGGGTGGGTCCGCGCCTCCTGGCGCGCCTGCGTCCGCACCTGCGCGTGCCGTGA
- a CDS encoding sigma-70 family RNA polymerase sigma factor, whose product MVERYGRLVYNIAYRMTGSEADAKDLAQEAFIRVFRAFRRIDPEQPLEGWLYRIVSNLHIDLLRKRPRVRVESLDAPALTPQGEEVARELPDPWGDVPDAVIDRTLDARIQAALLALPVELRMVVILSDIEGHAYEEIATMLRLPLGTVKSRLHRARKILQARLRPVMEERRRGVAPPGRPDPAEPGGRAPGTGGVQNDRGRTDDRGRTEEGSRRE is encoded by the coding sequence TTGGTCGAGCGGTACGGCCGCCTCGTCTACAACATCGCCTACCGCATGACCGGCAGCGAGGCGGACGCGAAGGACCTGGCCCAGGAGGCCTTCATCCGGGTCTTCCGGGCCTTCCGGCGCATCGACCCGGAACAGCCGCTGGAGGGCTGGCTCTACCGCATCGTCAGCAACCTCCACATCGACCTCCTGCGCAAGCGGCCGCGGGTGCGCGTCGAGTCGCTGGACGCCCCGGCGCTCACCCCGCAGGGGGAGGAGGTCGCCCGCGAGCTCCCCGACCCCTGGGGGGACGTCCCGGACGCGGTGATCGACCGGACGCTGGACGCGCGCATCCAGGCGGCGCTGCTGGCGCTGCCGGTCGAGCTACGCATGGTGGTCATCCTGAGCGACATCGAGGGGCACGCCTACGAGGAGATCGCCACGATGCTGCGGTTGCCGCTCGGGACGGTGAAGTCGCGGCTGCACCGCGCGCGGAAGATCCTCCAGGCGCGCCTCCGTCCGGTGATGGAGGAGCGGCGGCGGGGTGTGGCGCCGCCAGGGCGTCCCGACCCCGCGGAGCCAGGAGGCCGCGCGCCGGGCACCGGGGGCGTCCAGAACGACCGCGGGCGGACGGACGACCGCGGGCGGACGGAGGAGGGGTCGAGGAGGGAATGA
- a CDS encoding ThiF family adenylyltransferase, producing the protein MSTAASSLADYYSQAFSRNIGLVTPAEQERLRHVCVAIPGMGGMGGVAAATLARTGIGRFRIADADVFEVVNMNRQYGATVHTLRQNKAEVMAEIIRTINPEADVTVFTEPIGKHNVDEFLAGADVVQDALDYFALEARRLICSRARDRGLYVVSAGPLGFSGVLLVFSPTGMSFEEYYDLRDGLSLEEQLIAFAVGTAPAGIHLRYMDPKSVDFQRGYGPSLGVACQIASGMAAAEIVKILLGRGPVRPVPYFSQFDAYTMQYQRGRLWWGNRHPLQRLKRWYVKRFLLKGARLRSRPAPQGGS; encoded by the coding sequence ATGAGTACGGCAGCGTCATCGCTGGCTGACTATTATTCGCAAGCCTTCTCGCGCAACATCGGACTCGTCACCCCGGCGGAACAGGAGCGGTTGCGGCACGTCTGCGTCGCCATCCCGGGGATGGGAGGAATGGGCGGGGTGGCCGCGGCCACGCTCGCCCGTACGGGCATCGGCCGCTTCCGCATCGCTGACGCCGACGTGTTCGAGGTCGTGAACATGAACCGGCAGTACGGCGCAACTGTTCACACGTTGAGGCAGAACAAAGCGGAGGTCATGGCGGAGATCATCCGCACCATCAACCCTGAGGCGGACGTGACGGTGTTCACGGAGCCCATCGGCAAGCACAACGTGGACGAGTTCCTCGCCGGGGCCGACGTGGTGCAGGACGCCCTGGACTACTTCGCCCTCGAAGCCCGCCGGCTGATCTGTTCCCGGGCGCGCGACAGAGGACTGTACGTGGTCTCCGCGGGCCCGCTCGGGTTCAGCGGCGTCCTGCTCGTATTCTCGCCCACCGGGATGAGCTTCGAGGAGTACTATGATCTCCGAGACGGGTTGAGTCTGGAAGAGCAGCTGATCGCCTTCGCGGTCGGGACAGCACCCGCCGGGATCCATCTGAGGTACATGGACCCCAAGAGCGTAGACTTCCAGAGAGGATACGGCCCGTCGCTCGGCGTGGCCTGCCAGATTGCGAGCGGCATGGCGGCGGCGGAGATCGTGAAGATCCTGCTGGGGCGCGGGCCCGTCAGACCCGTACCCTACTTCTCGCAGTTCGACGCCTACACCATGCAGTACCAACGCGGGCGGCTGTGGTGGGGCAACCGCCACCCCCTCCAGCGGCTCAAGCGCTGGTACGTCAAGCGGTTCCTGCTGAAGGGGGCCAGGCTCCGCAGCCGGCCTGCGCCGCAGGGAGGCTCGTAG
- the speE gene encoding polyamine aminopropyltransferase — protein MTAWLTDPGGESFAHTYRIDAELYRGRSPYQEIRVVQNADFGRMLILDEAVQTTERDEFIYHEMLAHPPLVTHPAPRRLLIIGGGDGGLLEEALKHPLEAAVMVEIDREVVEVTRRFLPAIPGGAFDDPRTRVVIGDGVAFLRETEERFDVILVDSTDPKGPAVGLFSRAFYADAARALTPRGIIAVQSGSPLYQQQVIRDVRTHLAALFPTVATYLAPVPTYPGVLWTFTMGSRAGDPAAVPAETVARRTAGFGLQYYTPHGHAAAFRLPPFLARDLGIPQEGPSA, from the coding sequence GTGACCGCCTGGCTCACCGACCCCGGGGGCGAGAGCTTCGCCCACACCTACCGCATCGACGCCGAGCTCTACCGGGGCCGCTCGCCCTACCAGGAGATCCGCGTCGTCCAGAACGCCGACTTCGGCCGCATGCTCATCCTGGACGAGGCGGTGCAGACCACCGAGCGGGACGAGTTCATCTACCACGAGATGCTGGCCCACCCGCCGCTCGTGACCCACCCCGCCCCGCGCCGCCTGCTCATCATCGGCGGCGGGGACGGGGGGCTGCTGGAGGAGGCGCTGAAACACCCGCTGGAGGCGGCGGTGATGGTGGAGATCGACCGGGAGGTCGTCGAGGTCACGCGCCGCTTCCTGCCGGCCATCCCGGGGGGCGCCTTCGACGACCCGCGCACGCGCGTAGTGATCGGCGACGGGGTGGCCTTCCTGCGGGAGACCGAGGAGCGCTTCGACGTCATCCTGGTGGACTCCACCGACCCCAAGGGCCCGGCGGTGGGGCTCTTCAGCCGCGCCTTCTACGCCGACGCGGCGCGGGCGCTCACCCCGCGGGGGATCATCGCCGTGCAGAGCGGCTCCCCGCTCTACCAGCAGCAGGTGATCCGGGACGTGCGGACGCACCTGGCCGCCCTCTTCCCCACGGTGGCCACCTACCTGGCCCCCGTCCCCACCTACCCGGGCGTGCTGTGGACCTTCACCATGGGCTCGCGCGCCGGCGACCCGGCCGCCGTCCCCGCGGAGACCGTGGCCCGCCGCACGGCCGGCTTTGGCCTGCAGTACTACACGCCCCACGGCCACGCCGCCGCCTTCCGCCTGCCCCCCTTTCTGGCCCGGGACCTCGGCATTCCGCAGGAGGGGCCGTCCGCCTGA
- a CDS encoding HD-GYP domain-containing protein: protein MLRLWARLTLLQRFTLASALIAVALAVGLSVATTRLVTAILVDREAHVAAESIVRAFGPTLTPEDLRGPLAADRQAVLDALFRTSTHSPDLLRVRLWRADGLLLYSNADEPVGVAPVAADLRTPEGFRRFVRDRQRLERLSPDAALVFVPVQARAASPPLGAYEISYDLTPLYERFAVLRRIIWNAVTGGLLLLYLSVFVLVRRASRQLLQQQADLIAAHLGTYQALASAIDARDAYTGDHSSRVARLAEALARAMELDPGTVEEIVMAARLHDVGKIAVPDAVLGKPGRLTPEEHRLIRRHAEAGYQILQSAPLPEGVKRAVLHSHERWDGRGYPRGLAGEAIPVGARVLAVADAYEAMTHDRPYRRALTPAEARARIAAGSGSQFDPAVVEAFGRIIDAFDREAAEARPPQRAATLRDAVSLTALERRATPARVR from the coding sequence ATGCTCCGCCTCTGGGCCCGGCTGACGCTGCTCCAGCGCTTCACCCTGGCCAGCGCCCTCATCGCCGTGGCGCTGGCCGTGGGACTCTCCGTCGCCACCACCCGGCTGGTGACCGCGATCCTGGTCGACCGGGAGGCGCACGTCGCCGCGGAGAGCATCGTGCGCGCCTTCGGGCCGACGCTGACCCCCGAGGACCTGCGCGGGCCGCTGGCAGCTGACCGCCAGGCCGTCCTCGACGCTCTCTTCCGCACCAGCACCCACTCCCCTGACCTGCTGCGCGTGCGCCTGTGGCGGGCCGACGGGCTGCTCCTCTACAGCAACGCCGACGAGCCGGTCGGCGTGGCGCCGGTGGCCGCGGACTTGCGCACACCCGAGGGCTTCCGCCGCTTCGTCCGCGACCGGCAGCGCCTGGAGCGCCTCTCCCCGGACGCGGCACTGGTCTTCGTGCCCGTGCAGGCGCGGGCGGCCTCGCCGCCGCTGGGAGCCTACGAGATCTCCTACGACCTGACGCCGCTGTACGAGCGGTTTGCCGTGCTCCGCCGCATCATCTGGAACGCCGTAACCGGCGGTCTGCTGCTCCTCTACCTCTCCGTCTTCGTGCTGGTGCGGCGCGCCTCGCGCCAGCTGCTGCAGCAGCAGGCCGACCTGATCGCCGCCCACCTGGGGACCTACCAGGCACTGGCCAGTGCCATCGACGCGCGCGACGCCTACACCGGCGATCATTCCAGCCGCGTGGCTCGCCTGGCTGAGGCCCTGGCGCGGGCCATGGAGCTGGATCCTGGCACGGTTGAGGAGATCGTCATGGCCGCGCGCCTGCACGACGTGGGGAAGATCGCCGTGCCCGACGCCGTCCTGGGCAAGCCCGGACGCCTCACGCCCGAGGAGCACCGGTTGATCCGCCGCCACGCCGAGGCCGGCTACCAGATCCTCCAGTCGGCGCCGCTGCCGGAAGGGGTGAAGCGGGCGGTGCTGCACAGCCACGAGCGGTGGGACGGCCGCGGCTACCCGCGCGGGCTGGCCGGCGAGGCCATCCCGGTGGGCGCGCGCGTGCTGGCGGTGGCCGACGCCTATGAGGCCATGACCCACGACCGCCCCTACCGTCGCGCCCTCACCCCGGCGGAGGCCCGGGCGCGCATCGCCGCCGGCTCGGGCTCGCAGTTCGACCCGGCGGTGGTGGAGGCCTTCGGGCGGATCATCGACGCCTTCGACCGGGAGGCCGCGGAGGCTCGACCGCCGCAGCGCGCGGCAACCCTGCGCGACGCGGTCAGCCTCACGGCGCTCGAGCGCCGCGCCACGCCGGCCCGCGTTCGTTGA
- a CDS encoding dipeptidase has protein sequence MVDLHADTLLDLAAGRRDLAGGGLGHVDLPRLHQGGVTVQVFAAFVHPREALHGPARLAELLTAFQAALRRHAPAVAHVRTMADLEAAVGAGRVAAVVSVENLGDALAGREEAVADLVRAGVRMAGLTWNFPNPLADGALEQRHGGLTALGRRVVRRLEREGIVVDVSHLSEAAFWQVLEVTTGPVVASHSNAAAVHPHRRNLTDAQLRAIAARDGVVGVNFYPPFLGAPTLERVVAHIDHMAEVMGVRHVALGSDFDGITQVPAGLEEVSRLPNLTRALVDRGYAGEAVARILGQNALRVFRRVWGR, from the coding sequence GTGGTCGACCTGCACGCCGACACGCTGCTCGACCTGGCCGCCGGGCGGCGCGACCTGGCGGGCGGCGGCCTGGGACACGTCGACCTCCCGCGGCTGCACCAGGGGGGCGTGACCGTGCAGGTCTTCGCCGCATTCGTCCACCCCCGCGAGGCCCTCCACGGCCCCGCCCGCCTGGCCGAGCTCCTCACAGCCTTCCAGGCAGCGCTGCGCCGTCACGCCCCAGCGGTGGCGCACGTGCGCACGATGGCGGACCTGGAGGCGGCGGTGGGTGCCGGTCGGGTGGCGGCGGTGGTGAGCGTGGAGAACCTCGGCGACGCGCTGGCGGGCCGGGAGGAGGCAGTGGCGGACCTGGTGCGCGCGGGCGTGCGCATGGCCGGCCTCACCTGGAACTTCCCGAACCCGCTCGCCGACGGGGCGCTCGAGCAGCGCCACGGCGGCCTCACGGCGCTGGGCCGTCGGGTGGTCCGCCGCCTGGAGCGCGAGGGGATCGTCGTCGACGTCTCCCACCTCTCCGAGGCGGCCTTCTGGCAGGTGCTGGAGGTGACGACGGGGCCGGTCGTGGCCAGCCACTCCAATGCCGCGGCCGTCCACCCCCACCGCCGCAACCTCACCGACGCGCAGCTGCGGGCCATCGCCGCGCGGGACGGGGTGGTGGGCGTGAACTTCTACCCGCCCTTCCTGGGGGCGCCCACTCTGGAGCGCGTCGTGGCGCACATCGACCACATGGCGGAGGTGATGGGGGTGCGCCACGTCGCCCTGGGCTCAGATTTCGACGGGATCACGCAGGTCCCGGCAGGGCTGGAGGAGGTGAGCCGCCTGCCCAACCTGACCAGGGCGCTGGTGGACCGGGGCTACGCGGGCGAGGCGGTGGCGCGGATCCTGGGGCAAAACGCCCTCCGCGTCTTCCGGAGGGTGTGGGGCCGTTAG
- a CDS encoding branched-chain amino acid transaminase: MQTAEVIWFNGRIVPWEEARVHVLAHALHYGSSVFEGIRAYATPEGPAVFCLDAHLQRLIDSCRIARMELPYTRAELAEAIATLIRRNGHQSCYIRPVVFRGVGSLSLDARKASLEVAIATFEWGRYLGEEALEQGVDVMVSSWRRVATDTVATMAKMGGNYVNSSFVAMEAADHGFAEGIALDVHGYVSEGSGENIFVVRQGVVHTPPLSSGILPGVTRQVVMTLCADLGIPVRESLIPREMLYVADEVFFTGTAAEITPVRSVDRVPVGTGRRGPITERLMAEFFGIAEGHLPDRHGWRTPVAAAHRAAAT; this comes from the coding sequence GTGCAGACGGCAGAGGTGATCTGGTTCAACGGACGCATCGTCCCCTGGGAGGAGGCGCGGGTGCACGTGCTGGCCCACGCGCTCCACTACGGCAGCAGCGTCTTCGAGGGGATCCGGGCCTACGCCACGCCGGAGGGGCCGGCGGTCTTCTGCCTGGACGCGCACCTGCAGCGCCTGATCGACTCCTGCCGGATCGCCCGCATGGAGCTGCCCTACACCCGGGCGGAGCTGGCCGAGGCCATCGCCACCCTCATCCGCCGGAACGGGCACCAGAGCTGCTACATCCGGCCCGTGGTCTTCCGCGGCGTGGGGTCGCTCAGCCTGGACGCGCGCAAGGCGTCCCTGGAGGTGGCCATCGCCACCTTCGAGTGGGGTCGCTACCTGGGGGAGGAGGCGCTCGAGCAGGGGGTGGACGTGATGGTCTCCTCCTGGCGGCGGGTCGCCACCGACACCGTGGCGACGATGGCGAAGATGGGCGGGAACTACGTGAACTCCTCCTTCGTGGCCATGGAGGCGGCGGACCACGGCTTCGCCGAGGGGATCGCCCTGGACGTGCATGGCTACGTCAGCGAGGGGAGCGGGGAGAACATCTTCGTCGTGCGCCAGGGCGTCGTGCACACCCCGCCGCTCAGCAGCGGGATCCTGCCGGGCGTCACCCGCCAGGTGGTGATGACCCTGTGCGCCGACCTGGGCATCCCGGTGCGGGAGAGCCTCATCCCGCGGGAGATGCTCTACGTCGCCGACGAGGTCTTCTTCACGGGGACGGCGGCGGAGATCACCCCGGTGCGCTCGGTGGACCGGGTCCCCGTCGGCACGGGCCGCCGCGGGCCGATCACCGAGCGGCTGATGGCGGAGTTCTTCGGGATCGCCGAGGGCCACCTGCCCGACCGCCACGGGTGGCGGACGCCCGTGGCGGCCGCCCACCGGGCCGCCGCCACGTGA
- a CDS encoding VanZ family protein, translated as MRRVGWAPALVWAAGIFLMSVRPRPPELGALSDKWLHALAYAVLAWLLRPPLGRTRRAGLVALLLAVLYGAGLELLQGFLPWRTAEWTDLVANTAGAGVATVVASPLTRTGRGEGGP; from the coding sequence ATGCGTCGTGTGGGCTGGGCGCCCGCCCTGGTGTGGGCAGCCGGGATCTTCCTGATGTCGGTGCGACCGCGGCCGCCGGAGCTGGGGGCGCTCAGCGACAAGTGGCTCCACGCGCTGGCCTACGCGGTCCTGGCGTGGCTCCTGCGGCCGCCCCTGGGGCGCACTCGGCGCGCAGGCCTGGTGGCGCTGCTCCTGGCGGTGCTCTACGGGGCCGGCCTCGAGCTGCTGCAGGGGTTCCTCCCCTGGCGGACGGCGGAGTGGACCGATCTCGTCGCCAACACCGCCGGGGCGGGCGTGGCCACCGTGGTCGCCTCACCGCTCACCCGCACCGGCCGCGGGGAGGGCGGGCCGTGA
- a CDS encoding DUF5666 domain-containing protein yields the protein MRPGAPALALVLVVLLAAGTVPALSLHAAPHRGKGRGAEEPLGLVRLRGVVVAVSPSVLTLRLAEGGTVTCRLVEGTRIGGRTRLVPGLVVEVRAVRVAGGLVALVVGVPEARGPARTARLFSATGAVEGVAIAVGERTLSVLRADNTLLTVLLTGTTQLRGAPSVPRLAVVEVVGTANADGSVSARTVTVRFDPRRATQVSGRVAVAWDGTGFVLSGGAIVTVDEETWVLWGAALRPMAFIAPGMRATVWGEGRPPVVAARVVQLAP from the coding sequence ATGCGCCCGGGTGCCCCGGCCCTGGCTCTGGTACTGGTGGTCCTGCTCGCGGCGGGGACGGTGCCAGCGCTCTCCCTGCACGCGGCGCCCCACCGGGGGAAGGGGCGCGGGGCGGAGGAACCGCTGGGGCTCGTGCGTCTGCGCGGCGTGGTGGTGGCGGTCAGCCCGTCGGTCCTCACCCTCCGCCTGGCCGAGGGGGGGACCGTGACCTGCCGCCTCGTGGAGGGGACGCGCATCGGCGGGCGGACGCGGCTGGTCCCGGGGCTGGTCGTGGAGGTGCGGGCGGTGCGGGTCGCCGGAGGCCTGGTGGCCCTCGTCGTGGGAGTTCCCGAGGCACGCGGTCCGGCCCGCACCGCCCGTCTTTTCAGTGCGACGGGCGCCGTCGAGGGCGTGGCCATCGCCGTAGGGGAGCGGACGCTCTCGGTGCTGCGGGCCGACAACACGCTGCTCACCGTCCTCCTCACCGGGACCACGCAGCTCCGGGGGGCGCCGTCGGTCCCCCGGCTGGCCGTCGTGGAGGTGGTGGGGACGGCGAACGCCGACGGCTCCGTCAGCGCGCGCACCGTGACGGTGCGCTTCGACCCCCGCCGCGCCACCCAGGTGAGCGGCCGCGTGGCCGTGGCCTGGGACGGCACGGGGTTCGTCCTCTCCGGCGGGGCGATCGTCACCGTGGACGAGGAGACCTGGGTATTGTGGGGCGCGGCGCTGCGCCCCATGGCGTTCATCGCGCCGGGGATGCGGGCGACGGTGTGGGGGGAGGGGCGTCCGCCCGTGGTCGCCGCGCGGGTCGTCCAGCTGGCCCCCTGA